Proteins co-encoded in one Gracilimonas sp. genomic window:
- the rimK gene encoding 30S ribosomal protein S6--L-glutamate ligase: MRIGILSRNKSLYSTSRLVEAAEEKGHDVEVIDHLKCDIVIEQDNPKIYYKSERIDYLDAIIPRIGASVTFYGAAVVRQFEMMEVFSAVHSQALVRSRDKLRSLQLLASSGVGLPKTVFTNYSKEVKKLIESVGGAPLIVKLLEGTQGHGVVLGPTKKAAESIIEAFHAMKARVIVQEFISESKGADIRAFVVDGKVVGAMKRQGKEGEFRSNLHQGGSGSLIKLTKEEKEAALTAARAMDLQIAGVDMLQSDRGPLILEVNSSPGLQGIEVTTKKDIAATIISYIEKAVEERKKNPARKKKAKKHA; this comes from the coding sequence ATGAGAATAGGAATTCTTTCCAGAAATAAATCACTGTACTCTACATCGCGATTAGTAGAAGCTGCCGAGGAAAAAGGGCATGACGTAGAGGTTATTGACCACCTGAAATGTGACATCGTGATAGAGCAGGATAACCCCAAGATATATTATAAAAGTGAGAGGATTGATTACCTGGATGCCATCATTCCGCGCATCGGGGCATCGGTAACTTTTTACGGAGCGGCCGTGGTTCGCCAGTTTGAAATGATGGAAGTATTCAGCGCGGTACATTCCCAGGCACTTGTTCGGTCCAGAGATAAACTGCGAAGCCTGCAGCTTTTGGCCAGTTCAGGCGTTGGCTTACCAAAAACCGTGTTTACGAATTACTCCAAAGAGGTGAAAAAGCTTATTGAGTCGGTAGGCGGGGCGCCTCTTATCGTGAAGTTATTGGAAGGTACACAGGGGCACGGTGTGGTGCTGGGGCCGACCAAAAAGGCCGCCGAATCTATTATTGAAGCTTTTCATGCCATGAAAGCCCGTGTGATTGTTCAGGAATTTATTTCTGAATCCAAAGGTGCTGATATCCGGGCTTTTGTGGTAGATGGTAAAGTGGTTGGCGCTATGAAACGGCAGGGTAAAGAAGGGGAATTCCGGTCCAACCTTCACCAGGGGGGAAGCGGATCCCTAATTAAGCTCACCAAAGAGGAAAAGGAAGCTGCTCTGACAGCAGCAAGAGCCATGGACCTTCAAATTGCCGGGGTTGATATGCTTCAATCCGATCGTGGGCCTTTAATTTTAGAAGTGAATTCTTCCCCCGGGCTTCAGGGAATAGAGGTAACCACTAAAAAAGATATTGCGGCAACCATCATCAGCTATATCGAAAAAGCGGTTGAAGAGCGTAAGAAGAACCCGGCCCGCAAGAAAAAAGCGAAGAAGCATGCCTGA
- a CDS encoding RimK/LysX family protein gives MNTSNQQIIGRIELVNLPEWNFTDLEAKIDTGAFTSSLHCHHLEPFEKEGEPWIRFYMLDPDHEAYNEQMLEMPVFDKREVKSSNGDTELRYFIRTKIEFFRDVYSIEFSLTDRSAMKYPLLIGRKFLKKGPFMVDVTRKNLSKTIKNKDS, from the coding sequence ATGAACACATCCAACCAACAAATTATTGGCCGTATTGAACTGGTGAATTTACCGGAGTGGAATTTTACCGATCTGGAAGCCAAAATTGATACCGGGGCTTTTACATCAAGTCTGCACTGCCACCATTTGGAGCCTTTTGAAAAGGAGGGGGAGCCCTGGATTCGATTTTATATGCTCGACCCTGACCACGAGGCCTATAACGAGCAGATGCTGGAAATGCCGGTTTTTGATAAGCGGGAAGTTAAAAGTTCGAACGGGGATACCGAACTCCGGTATTTCATCCGGACCAAGATTGAGTTTTTCAGAGATGTTTATTCCATTGAATTCTCTCTTACTGATCGCTCAGCCATGAAATATCCGTTACTCATCGGAAGAAAATTTCTTAAAAAAGGGCCGTTTATGGTGGATGTAACACGCAAAAACCTTTCAAAGACTATAAAGAACAAGGACTCTTAA
- a CDS encoding succinylglutamate desuccinylase/aspartoacylase family protein: MPEFITINKQKIGLGEQKIVNLNIARLPTYTSIDLPVLVYRAPKDGPVLLLTGGLHGDEVNGVEIVRRMIEREIVIPEKGTVIAIPIVNIYGFIQNSRGLPDGKDINRSFPGAKGGSLAKLLAHTLMKEIIPEVDCGIDFHTGGAARANYPQIRCSFKIKRAKELATAMGAPVMMHSSLISKSFRSAAHKKGKEILVYETGESLRYDETGIEEGIEGTQRLMKYLGMITSAPEPNETKVFNNSTWIRTKNAGLFITKAELGEEFNKRQVLGSIKDPYGELNSRVVAPHDGMVIGLNNCPVVNKGDALIHFAYNK, translated from the coding sequence ATGCCTGAGTTTATTACCATTAATAAGCAGAAAATCGGGCTTGGGGAACAAAAGATTGTAAATCTTAACATCGCCCGGCTGCCAACTTACACCAGCATCGATTTACCCGTGTTGGTTTATCGCGCGCCCAAAGACGGACCGGTTTTGTTACTTACCGGAGGTCTTCACGGTGACGAAGTAAACGGGGTTGAAATTGTTCGGCGCATGATTGAGCGCGAGATCGTTATTCCTGAAAAAGGAACGGTTATCGCCATCCCGATTGTGAACATTTATGGCTTTATTCAGAACTCCCGGGGTTTGCCGGACGGGAAAGATATCAATAGAAGTTTTCCCGGAGCAAAAGGCGGTTCACTGGCTAAATTGCTGGCTCATACCTTAATGAAAGAAATTATTCCGGAAGTGGACTGTGGCATTGATTTCCATACCGGGGGTGCAGCACGGGCCAATTATCCTCAAATACGGTGTTCATTCAAAATAAAAAGAGCCAAAGAGCTGGCTACAGCTATGGGCGCTCCGGTTATGATGCATTCTTCGCTGATCTCCAAATCATTCCGGAGTGCGGCTCATAAAAAAGGAAAAGAAATTCTTGTTTATGAAACCGGGGAATCTCTTCGCTATGACGAAACCGGAATTGAAGAAGGCATTGAGGGCACTCAAAGACTCATGAAGTATCTGGGTATGATTACGAGTGCTCCGGAGCCAAATGAAACAAAAGTATTCAACAATTCTACATGGATACGAACCAAAAATGCCGGGTTATTTATCACCAAAGCTGAACTTGGGGAAGAGTTCAACAAACGACAAGTCCTGGGATCTATTAAAGATCCGTACGGGGAATTGAACTCCCGCGTTGTGGCTCCTCATGACGGCATGGTAATCGGCCTAAATAACTGTCCTGTAGTAAATAAGGGCGATGCCCTCATTCATTTTGCATATAACAAATAA
- a CDS encoding DUF952 domain-containing protein, translating into MEIDLLFTAIKPSDWKSVSDNGSFSPDSIEEAGYVRSFTGEHAEKVINHYFEGEEKLLLIVLDPLRIQTPIKHIKEDGFSFTAIQGAVSIDAIIDKIKLSSDKKGKFSLNVKHFD; encoded by the coding sequence GTGGAAATAGATTTATTATTTACCGCCATTAAGCCTTCCGATTGGAAGAGTGTATCCGATAACGGCAGCTTTAGTCCAGACTCCATTGAAGAAGCCGGGTATGTGCGATCTTTTACCGGAGAACATGCCGAAAAAGTAATCAATCACTACTTTGAAGGTGAAGAAAAACTGCTGTTGATTGTATTGGATCCGCTTCGCATACAGACGCCCATTAAGCACATCAAAGAAGACGGTTTCAGCTTTACAGCTATACAGGGAGCGGTTTCTATTGATGCCATTATCGACAAAATAAAGCTGAGTTCTGATAAAAAAGGAAAGTTCTCGCTTAACGTTAAACACTTCGATTGA
- a CDS encoding diacylglycerol kinase family protein, with amino-acid sequence MSNDPSYCFIINCASNAFRAEAFFRSKEAELADKFPGTSFKYIRKDDSIAEIVRDKSAEHSHIIACGGDGTVNRVANGLIGSDSKLGVIPIGSGNDFAQSIGLNHDFDKNIRVLNQETTKRIDVIKSEWGFFINTFGIGVDGLTNYYASKSGYGSGFLRYFLGGLNALFTSEPFRAKISISGRNDAIEQKVWMVAVANGKSEGGKYQISPSSINSDGKVELIVVKAVSRIRLILEFLKLSFGFSFNKKIADEYSFTDSVIISTDRLLKSHADGEQVPETNHHVFEVLPGALEVIVAS; translated from the coding sequence TTGAGCAACGACCCGTCATATTGCTTCATCATTAATTGTGCTTCCAATGCATTTCGTGCTGAAGCTTTTTTCAGGAGTAAAGAAGCGGAGCTTGCGGATAAGTTTCCCGGGACTTCTTTCAAATACATAAGGAAAGATGATTCCATTGCTGAAATTGTCCGGGACAAGTCTGCGGAACATTCCCATATCATTGCTTGCGGTGGAGATGGTACCGTAAACCGGGTGGCTAACGGACTGATTGGCAGTGACAGTAAACTTGGGGTAATACCAATTGGTAGTGGAAATGATTTTGCACAGAGTATTGGCCTGAACCATGATTTTGATAAGAATATTCGAGTGTTGAACCAGGAAACAACTAAACGAATTGATGTAATCAAGAGCGAATGGGGCTTTTTTATAAATACTTTCGGGATTGGCGTTGACGGGCTCACAAACTACTATGCATCTAAATCCGGCTATGGGAGTGGTTTTTTGCGTTACTTTTTGGGTGGACTGAACGCTTTATTCACATCCGAGCCCTTTAGAGCGAAAATTTCGATTTCCGGCCGTAATGATGCCATTGAACAAAAGGTGTGGATGGTGGCCGTGGCTAATGGGAAATCTGAAGGAGGGAAGTATCAAATTTCTCCGTCTTCTATTAATTCTGATGGTAAAGTTGAACTTATTGTAGTGAAGGCGGTTTCCAGAATCCGTTTAATTCTGGAGTTCCTCAAGCTATCCTTTGGTTTTTCCTTCAACAAGAAGATAGCAGATGAATATTCATTTACGGATAGCGTAATCATAAGCACAGACCGTTTGCTTAAGTCTCATGCAGATGGTGAACAAGTACCGGAAACCAACCATCACGTGTTTGAAGTTTTACCGGGAGCGTTAGAAGTAATTGTAGCTTCCTAA